A single genomic interval of Armatimonadota bacterium harbors:
- the codA gene encoding cytosine deaminase has protein sequence MDLIVRHAAIPGREGLCDIAVQDGRIAAIEPHLPQRAARELDAEGNLVTPGLVETHIHLDAALTVGQPRHNRSGSLFEGIEIWAERVRTLTEEDVRTRALGALRWMLAHGVTRVRTHVDICDPQLTALRALLEVREEVADRITLQLVAFPQQGIYSFPDGERLLVQALEMGADVVGGIPHYEWTREYGERDVKTALRLAAEYDRPADLHCDETDDDQSRFLEVVAAETIRLGLQGRVTASHTTAMHSYNNAYAYRLIRWLRRAGVHIVTNPLDNAVLQGRFDAYPIRRGFTRVKELLANGINVAIGHDSIMDPWYPLGVGDPLQACFVMVHYGHMSGREELETLLDLVTTRAAAVFGAEDYGLEVGRRADLVVFDAPTRVDALRTLAARRYVVSRGRVVAETQPARSRVHWDGRTEEVRFLP, from the coding sequence ATGGACCTCATCGTCCGCCACGCCGCCATCCCGGGCCGCGAGGGGCTCTGCGACATCGCCGTCCAGGACGGGCGCATCGCCGCCATCGAGCCCCACCTGCCGCAGCGCGCCGCCCGCGAGCTGGACGCGGAGGGCAACCTGGTCACCCCCGGCCTGGTGGAGACGCACATCCACCTGGACGCCGCCCTCACGGTGGGCCAGCCCCGGCACAACCGCAGCGGCTCGCTCTTCGAGGGGATCGAGATCTGGGCGGAGCGGGTGCGGACCCTCACCGAGGAGGACGTGCGGACGCGGGCGCTCGGGGCGCTGCGCTGGATGCTGGCCCACGGGGTCACCCGCGTGCGCACCCACGTGGACATCTGCGACCCGCAGCTCACCGCCCTGCGGGCCCTGCTGGAGGTCCGCGAGGAGGTGGCGGACCGCATCACCCTGCAGCTCGTGGCCTTCCCGCAACAGGGAATCTACTCGTTCCCCGACGGGGAGCGGCTGCTGGTCCAGGCCCTGGAGATGGGCGCCGACGTCGTGGGCGGCATCCCCCACTACGAGTGGACGCGCGAGTACGGCGAGCGCGACGTGAAGACGGCCCTGCGCCTGGCCGCGGAGTACGACCGCCCGGCCGACCTCCACTGCGACGAGACCGATGACGACCAGAGCCGCTTCCTGGAGGTCGTGGCGGCGGAGACGATCCGCCTGGGCCTGCAGGGACGGGTGACGGCCAGCCACACGACCGCCATGCACTCCTACAACAACGCCTACGCCTACCGCCTGATCCGCTGGCTGCGCCGCGCCGGGGTGCACATCGTTACCAACCCGTTGGACAACGCCGTCCTGCAGGGGCGCTTCGACGCCTACCCCATCCGCCGCGGCTTCACCCGGGTGAAGGAGCTGCTGGCCAACGGGATCAACGTGGCCATCGGCCACGACTCCATCATGGACCCCTGGTACCCCCTGGGGGTGGGGGACCCGCTGCAGGCCTGCTTCGTCATGGTGCACTACGGCCACATGTCGGGGCGCGAGGAGCTGGAGACGCTGCTCGACCTGGTAACGACCCGGGCGGCGGCGGTCTTCGGGGCGGAGGACTACGGCCTGGAGGTGGGCCGGCGGGCCGACCTGGTGGTCTTCGACGCGCCCACGCGGGTGGACGCGCTGCGCACCCTGGCCGCGCGCCGGTACGTCGTCTCCCGCGGGCGGGTCGTGGCCGAGACCCAGCCCGCCCGCTCGCGCGTCCACTGGGACGGCCGGACCGAGGAGGTCCGCTTCCTCCCATAG
- a CDS encoding ABC transporter permease — protein sequence MRAARPRTLRPALAAAGVYALALAVALLVGAALIALAQGDAATAYRTMFRTSLGSAAGIAQTLNKTSPLLLGSVAVVLGMRAGLFNVGVDGQIYLGAIAATGVAFALGAAPRALALPVVLLAGILGGAALAAVPAVLRAAAGVNEIFVTVMLNFVALLLTEYLATGPWNDPMAGEAISRPIPPGTTLPMLAPRAGLHAGIVLAVAAGLLVAWVLGRTVLGYQIRAVGDNPRAARAAGIPLARMTLVALITSGALGGLAGAIEVSGFHYRLILGLSPGYGVMAILVAVLSRRHVLGAMAAAFGFAVLLVGSDSLQRSIGLPASAVFVFQAVILLVVLLAEAARPGVPRVRARRAFWTRRALEAPPS from the coding sequence ATGAGGGCGGCCCGTCCCCGGACGCTGCGGCCGGCGCTGGCCGCCGCAGGCGTGTACGCTCTGGCCCTCGCCGTGGCCCTCCTCGTGGGGGCGGCGCTCATCGCCCTGGCGCAGGGGGACGCCGCCACGGCCTACCGCACGATGTTCCGCACCTCCCTCGGTTCGGCCGCCGGCATCGCCCAGACCCTCAACAAGACGTCGCCCCTGCTGCTGGGCAGTGTGGCCGTCGTCCTGGGCATGCGCGCCGGCCTCTTCAACGTCGGCGTCGACGGCCAGATCTACCTGGGGGCGATCGCCGCCACGGGCGTGGCGTTTGCGCTGGGGGCGGCACCGCGCGCCCTGGCGCTGCCCGTGGTGCTGCTGGCGGGGATCCTCGGCGGGGCGGCACTGGCGGCGGTGCCGGCGGTCCTGCGGGCCGCCGCCGGCGTGAACGAGATCTTCGTCACGGTGATGCTGAACTTCGTCGCCCTCCTCCTCACCGAGTACCTGGCCACCGGGCCCTGGAACGACCCGATGGCCGGGGAGGCGATCAGCCGCCCCATCCCGCCCGGCACCACCCTGCCGATGCTGGCGCCCCGGGCCGGGCTCCACGCCGGCATCGTGCTGGCGGTGGCGGCCGGCCTGCTCGTGGCCTGGGTGCTGGGGCGCACGGTGCTCGGCTACCAGATCCGCGCGGTGGGCGACAACCCCCGGGCCGCCCGCGCGGCCGGCATCCCCCTGGCCAGGATGACGCTCGTGGCCCTGATCACGAGCGGGGCACTGGGCGGGCTGGCGGGAGCCATCGAGGTGAGCGGCTTCCACTACCGGCTGATCCTGGGGCTCTCGCCGGGGTACGGGGTGATGGCCATCCTGGTGGCGGTGCTGAGCCGCCGCCACGTGCTGGGGGCGATGGCGGCCGCCTTCGGCTTCGCCGTGCTGCTGGTCGGGTCGGACTCGCTGCAGCGCAGCATCGGCCTGCCCGCCAGTGCGGTTTTCGTCTTCCAGGCGGTGATCCTGCTGGTGGTGCTGCTGGCGGAGGCGGCCCGGCCGGGCGTGCCGCGGGTCCGCGCGCGCCGGGCCTTCTGGACGCGTCGGGCCCTGGAGGCGCCGCCCTCGTGA
- a CDS encoding YlcI/YnfO family protein codes for MRTTIRLDPQLLAEAKQLAARTGRTLTAVIEDALRQALAAARRPRKTRGPALPTFRGDGLQPGVDLDDTAALLDVMERG; via the coding sequence ATGAGAACGACGATCCGCCTGGACCCGCAGTTGCTGGCCGAAGCCAAACAGCTGGCCGCCCGCACCGGGCGCACCCTCACGGCGGTGATCGAGGACGCGCTCCGGCAGGCGCTCGCGGCGGCGAGGCGCCCCCGGAAGACCCGGGGGCCGGCGCTCCCCACGTTTCGGGGCGACGGCCTCCAGCCCGGGGTGGATCTGGATGATACCGCGGCGCTGCTCGACGTCATGGAGCGGGGATGA
- a CDS encoding type II toxin-antitoxin system VapC family toxin, giving the protein MILLDMNVLVYAHRADAPDHARYRAWLEEVLASPSPYGIAELVLSGFLRVVTHPRVFRTPTPMARALKFVQALRERPNCVLLAPRPRHWEIFVDLCRRTAVRGNLVPDAYFAALAIESGCEWITTDRDYSRFPGLTWRHPLDA; this is encoded by the coding sequence ATGATCCTCCTCGACATGAACGTCCTGGTCTACGCGCATCGAGCGGACGCTCCCGACCACGCCCGCTACCGTGCCTGGCTGGAGGAGGTCCTGGCATCCCCCTCCCCATACGGGATCGCCGAGCTCGTGCTGAGCGGGTTTCTGCGCGTGGTCACGCACCCGCGGGTGTTCAGGACGCCGACGCCGATGGCACGGGCGCTCAAGTTCGTTCAGGCCCTGCGGGAGCGGCCGAACTGCGTGCTGCTGGCGCCGAGGCCGCGCCATTGGGAGATCTTCGTCGACCTCTGCCGGCGCACAGCCGTTCGGGGCAACCTGGTGCCCGACGCGTACTTCGCCGCGCTGGCCATCGAGTCGGGCTGCGAGTGGATCACCACCGACAGGGACTACAGTCGCTTCCCGGGCCTGACGTGGCGGCACCCCCTTGACGCCTGA
- a CDS encoding ABC transporter permease, whose protein sequence is MTTLVDPGLLRLMVTMAVPLLLAALGELVTERAGVLNVAIEGQMLLGAVVGFLGVFASGHVLAGMGLAMAAGALLSLVLAWYAVTLRRDQITVGLTLFVLCVGLASLLYRIVVGVRFSPPRVPTLPDLPVPGLQSLPVLGPVLFRQHGLVYLTLLLVPALTVFLFHTPAGLRLRALGENPRAADTVGVNVFAVRYLATVAGGALIGLAGAALPLTITGAYTEGMVAGRGWIALMLVIFGRWLPHVVPLGALLFAYVEALQFRLALVTRAVPSQGLLMLPYLLAILVLVRVYRGAQAPAALARPYDREERT, encoded by the coding sequence GTGACCACGCTCGTCGACCCCGGCCTGCTGCGGCTGATGGTGACCATGGCCGTCCCGCTGCTCCTGGCGGCCCTGGGCGAGCTCGTGACCGAGCGCGCCGGCGTCCTCAACGTGGCCATCGAGGGCCAGATGCTGCTGGGGGCCGTGGTCGGCTTCCTGGGGGTCTTCGCCAGCGGCCACGTGCTGGCGGGGATGGGCCTGGCGATGGCGGCGGGGGCGCTCCTCAGCCTGGTCCTGGCCTGGTACGCCGTCACGCTGCGCCGCGACCAGATCACGGTGGGGCTCACCCTCTTCGTGCTCTGCGTGGGGCTGGCCTCGCTCCTCTACCGCATCGTCGTGGGGGTGCGCTTCTCCCCGCCGCGCGTCCCGACGCTGCCCGACCTGCCGGTCCCCGGCCTGCAGTCCCTGCCGGTGCTGGGCCCGGTGCTCTTCAGGCAGCACGGGCTCGTCTACCTGACGCTGCTGCTGGTCCCGGCCCTGACCGTCTTCCTGTTCCACACGCCGGCGGGGTTGCGGCTGCGGGCCCTGGGAGAGAACCCGCGCGCCGCCGACACGGTGGGCGTGAACGTCTTCGCGGTCCGCTACCTGGCCACGGTGGCCGGCGGGGCGCTGATCGGGCTGGCCGGCGCGGCCCTGCCGCTCACCATCACCGGGGCCTACACGGAGGGGATGGTGGCCGGGCGCGGGTGGATCGCCCTCATGCTGGTGATCTTCGGGCGCTGGCTGCCGCACGTGGTGCCGCTGGGCGCCCTGCTCTTCGCCTACGTGGAGGCGCTGCAGTTCCGCCTGGCGCTGGTGACCCGGGCGGTCCCCTCCCAGGGGCTGTTGATGCTGCCCTACCTGCTGGCCATCCTGGTGTTGGTCCGGGTCTACCGGGGCGCGCAGGCGCCGGCGGCGCTGGCGCGCCCCTATGACCGCGAGGAGCGGACCTGA
- a CDS encoding ABC transporter permease has product MTPDDVPAQATAPGGAAAPGRSAAPAPAVPAPAVAESRPRVSRAVLMGLGSWTVFAVVAVAAWEVGSRLYAQPYLLPAPSQIALALREDLDLVLAYAAITTQEVVWGFLLGSALALLGAMLFVWLPRAVEDFLYRLVVTLNSTPFVALASLAVVWFGLGITSKVIIAGMYTFFAVLYHTHKAFISVDPMREHLMDVYNATWLQRMLLLRVPSALPIIFTSLKGGVMAAVNGAIVGELFGAFEGLGYMILDSRYVGNTVRVFLAAVCSTLIGWVLLGAVTLAERLVLPWHVSITRGRPV; this is encoded by the coding sequence TTGACGCCTGACGACGTCCCCGCCCAGGCCACCGCCCCCGGCGGCGCCGCCGCGCCCGGCCGGTCCGCCGCCCCGGCTCCAGCCGTCCCGGCTCCGGCCGTCGCGGAGAGCCGTCCACGGGTCTCCCGCGCCGTCCTGATGGGGCTGGGCTCGTGGACCGTCTTCGCCGTGGTCGCCGTGGCGGCCTGGGAGGTCGGCTCGCGCCTCTACGCGCAGCCCTACCTCCTCCCCGCCCCCTCCCAGATCGCCCTGGCCCTGCGCGAGGACCTGGACCTCGTGCTGGCCTACGCGGCCATCACCACGCAGGAGGTGGTCTGGGGCTTCCTGCTGGGGTCGGCCCTGGCGCTGCTCGGCGCCATGCTCTTCGTCTGGCTGCCCCGGGCGGTGGAGGACTTCCTCTACCGGCTCGTCGTCACCCTCAACAGCACCCCCTTCGTGGCCCTGGCCTCGCTGGCGGTGGTGTGGTTCGGCCTGGGGATCACCAGCAAGGTCATCATCGCCGGGATGTACACTTTCTTCGCCGTCCTCTACCACACCCACAAGGCGTTCATCTCGGTGGACCCCATGCGCGAGCACCTCATGGACGTCTACAACGCCACCTGGCTGCAGCGGATGCTCCTCCTGCGCGTCCCGTCCGCCCTGCCCATCATCTTCACCAGCCTGAAGGGCGGGGTGATGGCGGCGGTGAACGGGGCCATCGTCGGGGAGCTCTTCGGCGCCTTCGAGGGCCTGGGCTACATGATCCTGGATTCTCGCTACGTGGGGAACACGGTCCGGGTGTTCCTCGCGGCGGTGTGCTCGACGCTCATCGGGTGGGTGCTGCTCGGTGCGGTCACGCTGGCCGAGCGGCTGGTCCTGCCCTGGCACGTCAGCATCACGCGCGGGCGGCCGGTCTGA
- a CDS encoding DUF2877 domain-containing protein, producing MSASIPALAIARPVQPLLQSPGLAGQVLAVFDRSCYVEAREGRIIAVLSEPLGRGAFALTVRATPSFRHVPTGHPVEVHDEHLQVGDLRIHLTPAAVWDPTLPTLAAPADRGMRAVRMFLRWAAPEEGLARVLYPEHESPLLTQARQGLGLLREALQEGDIASLTAAASRLAGLGPGLTPSGDDLLAGVLLACHLWPDRAGPLGIRAVGQIVLETARVRTGRVSQAYLEAAFAGHAPDRWHDFVRRLPADPHQAVDAAARILETGETSGADMLAGFLYAWQMGETAAPSRERV from the coding sequence GTGTCCGCCTCCATCCCCGCCCTGGCCATCGCCCGGCCGGTCCAGCCGCTCCTCCAGTCGCCCGGCCTGGCCGGTCAGGTGCTGGCCGTCTTCGACCGGTCCTGCTACGTCGAGGCGCGCGAGGGCCGCATCATCGCGGTGCTCAGCGAGCCGCTGGGGCGGGGGGCGTTCGCCCTCACGGTCCGCGCCACCCCCTCCTTCCGGCACGTCCCGACCGGGCACCCGGTGGAGGTGCACGACGAGCACCTCCAGGTCGGCGACCTGCGCATCCACCTGACCCCGGCCGCCGTCTGGGACCCCACCCTCCCCACCCTGGCCGCGCCCGCCGACCGGGGGATGCGCGCGGTGCGCATGTTCCTGCGGTGGGCCGCACCGGAGGAGGGACTGGCCCGCGTCCTCTACCCCGAACACGAGAGTCCCCTGCTTACCCAGGCGCGGCAGGGCCTGGGCCTGCTGCGCGAGGCGCTGCAGGAGGGTGACATCGCCTCGCTCACCGCCGCCGCCAGCCGGCTGGCCGGCCTGGGGCCGGGGCTCACGCCATCAGGAGACGACCTGCTGGCTGGCGTGCTGCTGGCCTGTCACCTGTGGCCGGACCGGGCAGGGCCGCTCGGCATCCGGGCCGTCGGCCAGATCGTCCTGGAGACGGCGCGGGTGCGCACCGGGCGGGTGAGCCAGGCCTACCTGGAGGCAGCGTTCGCGGGGCATGCGCCCGACCGCTGGCACGACTTCGTGCGGCGGCTGCCCGCAGACCCCCACCAGGCCGTCGACGCCGCCGCGCGCATCCTGGAGACGGGGGAGACCTCCGGCGCCGACATGCTGGCTGGCTTCCTCTACGCCTGGCAGATGGGCGAGACGGCTGCGCCGTCCAGGGAGCGCGTGTAG
- a CDS encoding CaiB/BaiF CoA-transferase family protein, with translation MFPLEDLLVVDLSRALAGPYCTLMLADLGARVIKVETPEGGDDTRGWGPPFLDGEATYFLSVNRNKESLTLNLKDPRGAEVLHRLLARADVLVENFRPGTMDRLGFGYAAVHARYPRLVYASISGFGQDGPYRERTAYDLILQGMGGLMGITGEEGGPPVKVGVAVADICAGMFAAFGILAALRARERTGRGQWVDAAMLDGQVAWMTYQAAAYFATGENPRRLGSAHPSIVPYQAFRTADGYLNLAVGSEAIWERFCQAIGRPEWREDPRFRTNADRVAHRAVLVPLLEALFATCPTAHWRELLDAAGVPNGPIYLMSDLFADPQVAVRQMVVEVEHPRIGRLRQTGVPVKLSETPGAVRRPPPLLGEHTDRILAELGYDAEAIATLRRARVV, from the coding sequence GTGTTCCCCCTGGAGGACCTGCTGGTCGTCGACCTCAGCCGCGCGCTGGCCGGGCCGTACTGCACGCTGATGCTGGCCGACCTGGGCGCGCGCGTCATCAAGGTGGAGACGCCCGAGGGCGGGGACGACACGCGCGGGTGGGGGCCGCCCTTCCTCGACGGCGAGGCCACCTACTTCCTCAGCGTGAACCGCAACAAGGAGAGCCTCACCCTCAACCTCAAGGACCCGCGCGGCGCGGAGGTCCTCCACCGGCTGCTGGCCCGCGCCGACGTCCTGGTGGAGAACTTCCGCCCGGGCACGATGGACCGGCTCGGCTTCGGCTACGCGGCCGTGCACGCCCGGTACCCGCGCCTGGTCTACGCCAGCATCTCCGGCTTCGGCCAGGACGGTCCCTACCGCGAGCGCACCGCCTACGACCTGATCCTCCAGGGGATGGGCGGGCTCATGGGCATCACCGGCGAGGAGGGCGGCCCGCCGGTGAAGGTGGGGGTGGCCGTGGCCGACATCTGCGCGGGGATGTTCGCGGCCTTCGGCATCCTGGCGGCGCTGCGCGCCCGGGAGCGCACCGGCCGGGGGCAGTGGGTGGACGCGGCGATGCTGGACGGGCAGGTGGCCTGGATGACCTATCAGGCGGCGGCCTACTTCGCCACGGGAGAAAACCCGCGCCGCCTGGGCTCGGCGCACCCCTCCATCGTGCCCTACCAGGCCTTCCGCACCGCCGACGGCTACCTCAACCTGGCGGTGGGCAGCGAGGCCATCTGGGAGCGCTTCTGCCAGGCCATCGGGCGCCCGGAGTGGCGGGAGGACCCGCGCTTCCGCACCAACGCCGACCGGGTGGCGCACCGCGCCGTGCTCGTGCCTTTGCTGGAGGCGCTCTTCGCCACCTGCCCCACCGCCCACTGGCGCGAGCTCCTCGACGCCGCCGGGGTGCCGAACGGCCCCATCTACCTGATGAGCGACCTCTTCGCCGACCCGCAGGTGGCGGTGCGGCAGATGGTGGTGGAGGTGGAGCACCCGCGCATCGGCCGGCTGCGCCAGACCGGAGTGCCGGTGAAGCTCTCCGAGACTCCGGGCGCGGTGCGCCGTCCACCCCCGCTGCTGGGCGAGCACACCGACCGCATCCTGGCGGAGCTGGGCTACGACGCGGAGGCCATCGCCACCCTGCGCCGGGCGCGGGTGGTCTGA
- a CDS encoding acetyl-CoA carboxylase carboxyltransferase subunit alpha, producing the protein MAVETATTCPGCRSPLSGPALREALYVCPSCRTHLPMPARERVAMLADPGTFRERARGLVSVDPLAFADQRTYRDRLLEARRRTGLREAVLTGEARIDGLPVMLICFDFDFMGGTMGSVVGEKVADAFDHATRRRLPVVSVTASGGARMQEGMLSLMQMAKTAVARARHDQAGLAYLSVLAHPTFGGVAASFAALGDVLIAEPGALVGFVGPRVIEATLGERLPEDSHRAETLFRSGLVDLLVDRPHLRELVASLVRHLSPARAERPPARREGRRHRPPAVTRGGETPWEEVLLARHPDRPTTRDYLDRLLVRFVELHGDRQSGDDPAVIGGVGELDGQTVVVVGHERGRTPEEREVRRRGMALPEGYRKALRLMRLAAKFHLPLLTFVDTPGAYPGYEAERHGVWQALARNLQAMAVLPTPIVSVVIGEGGSGGALALAVADRVLMLEHAIYSVISPEGAAAILYRDPGRAAEVAARLKLTAPDLLRLGIIDVVVPEPPGGAQAAPDAAAATVRAHLTAALADLRRLPVRRLLRARQRRYRAMGQVGTYWREVVRTEMQELLDAVESRLPRRGRDARETEVSPSPTPNGPGTGRTVPSS; encoded by the coding sequence ATGGCCGTCGAGACCGCCACCACTTGCCCGGGCTGCCGTAGCCCCCTGAGCGGACCGGCGCTGCGGGAGGCGCTCTACGTCTGCCCCTCCTGCCGCACCCACCTGCCCATGCCCGCCCGGGAGCGCGTGGCCATGCTCGCCGATCCGGGCACCTTCCGCGAGCGCGCCCGGGGCCTGGTCTCCGTCGACCCGCTGGCCTTCGCCGACCAGCGTACCTACCGCGACCGCCTCCTGGAGGCGCGGCGGCGCACCGGATTGCGGGAGGCCGTCCTCACCGGCGAGGCCCGTATCGACGGCCTGCCCGTGATGCTCATCTGCTTCGACTTCGACTTCATGGGCGGGACGATGGGCTCGGTGGTGGGGGAGAAGGTGGCGGACGCCTTCGACCACGCCACGCGCCGCCGCCTGCCGGTGGTGAGTGTCACCGCCAGCGGCGGGGCCCGCATGCAGGAGGGCATGCTCTCCCTCATGCAGATGGCCAAGACCGCCGTGGCCCGCGCCCGCCACGACCAGGCCGGATTGGCCTACCTGTCCGTGCTGGCCCACCCCACCTTCGGCGGCGTGGCCGCCTCCTTTGCCGCTCTGGGCGACGTCCTCATCGCCGAGCCCGGCGCGCTCGTGGGCTTCGTGGGGCCGCGCGTCATCGAGGCTACGCTGGGGGAGCGGTTGCCCGAGGACTCCCACCGGGCCGAGACCCTCTTCCGCTCGGGGCTGGTGGACCTGCTGGTGGACCGTCCCCACCTGCGCGAGCTGGTGGCGTCGCTCGTGCGCCACCTCAGCCCGGCGCGCGCCGAGCGGCCCCCGGCCCGGCGTGAGGGGCGGCGCCACCGCCCGCCCGCCGTCACGCGCGGCGGCGAGACGCCGTGGGAGGAAGTGCTGCTGGCGCGCCACCCCGACCGGCCGACCACACGGGACTACCTCGACCGACTGCTGGTGCGGTTCGTCGAGCTCCACGGCGACCGGCAGTCGGGCGACGACCCCGCCGTCATCGGCGGGGTAGGGGAGCTGGACGGCCAGACCGTGGTGGTGGTGGGGCACGAGCGGGGACGCACGCCGGAGGAGCGCGAGGTCCGCCGGCGCGGCATGGCCCTCCCCGAAGGCTACCGCAAGGCCCTGCGCCTGATGCGGCTGGCGGCCAAGTTCCACCTGCCGCTCCTCACCTTCGTGGACACGCCGGGGGCCTATCCGGGCTACGAGGCGGAGCGGCACGGGGTCTGGCAGGCCCTGGCCCGGAACCTGCAGGCCATGGCGGTCCTGCCGACGCCCATCGTCAGCGTGGTGATCGGCGAGGGCGGCAGCGGCGGTGCCCTGGCCCTGGCCGTGGCCGACCGGGTGCTGATGCTGGAGCACGCCATCTACTCGGTGATCTCGCCCGAGGGCGCGGCGGCCATCCTCTACCGGGACCCGGGGCGCGCGGCGGAGGTGGCGGCCCGCCTGAAGCTCACCGCGCCCGACCTGCTGCGGCTGGGCATCATCGACGTGGTGGTGCCGGAGCCGCCGGGCGGTGCCCAGGCCGCACCGGATGCGGCGGCGGCGACGGTACGGGCGCACCTGACGGCGGCGCTGGCCGACCTGCGGCGCCTGCCCGTGCGGCGGCTGCTGCGTGCGCGGCAGCGGCGCTACCGGGCGATGGGGCAGGTCGGTACCTACTGGCGGGAGGTCGTGCGCACGGAGATGCAGGAGCTGCTCGACGCGGTCGAGTCCCGCCTGCCGCGTCGCGGCCGCGACGCCCGCGAGACCGAGGTCTCGCCCTCCCCCACCCCCAACGGTCCGGGCACGGGGCGGACGGTCCCTTCCAGCTAA
- a CDS encoding ABC transporter ATP-binding protein, whose protein sequence is MPLLAMEGIVKRFGEVTALAGVDFRAERGEIHGLLGENGAGKTTLMNVLSGLYRPDAGRILLDGQPAAIREPRDAVARGVAMVHQHVELVGHFTALENIVLGREGGGWRLRRSALRGQVEALAARYGLAVPLDVPVARLGVGVQQKVEILKALYRGVEILILDEPTTLLTPQEVETLFATLGALTRGGLLVIFITHKIREALAVTDRLTVMRRGRVVATLPTAAADEGRLVELMIGERLPRAADATVAAALGLAGEEPAPERHPAPAPAPAPAPPAAPGPTTPPPSGAATSRAGPAGATVPRLALEGLTVGDERGRAMVEDVSLVVHAGEIVGVAGVAGNGQRELVEAIVGLRPARRGRILLDGSPIEALPGRERLARGIAYIPEDRLGDGILPTLSVTDSLLLGLHHLLFRGVRLDARRARALAEEVIAEYRIVCPDPAVRTATLSGGNIQRVVAGRAFRLAALTGHRLLVAMNPARGLDVPATRLIHERLREVRARGGAVLLCSEDLDELMTLADRIAVLRAGRLAGLFTRDAYDPYAIGAAMVGAAGAAGG, encoded by the coding sequence GTGCCCCTGCTGGCGATGGAAGGGATCGTCAAGCGCTTCGGCGAGGTGACCGCGCTCGCCGGGGTGGACTTCCGCGCGGAGCGGGGGGAGATCCACGGGCTGCTCGGCGAGAACGGCGCCGGCAAGACGACGCTGATGAACGTCCTGAGCGGCCTCTACCGCCCCGACGCCGGGCGCATCCTCCTGGACGGGCAGCCGGCGGCCATCCGCGAGCCCCGGGACGCCGTGGCCCGCGGGGTCGCCATGGTCCACCAGCACGTGGAGCTGGTGGGCCACTTCACCGCCCTGGAGAACATCGTCCTGGGGCGGGAAGGCGGGGGGTGGCGGCTCCGCCGGTCGGCCCTGCGCGGGCAGGTGGAGGCGCTGGCGGCGCGCTACGGGCTGGCCGTCCCGCTCGACGTCCCCGTGGCCCGCCTGGGCGTGGGCGTGCAGCAGAAGGTGGAGATCCTCAAGGCCCTCTACCGCGGCGTGGAGATCCTCATCCTGGACGAGCCCACCACGCTCCTCACGCCGCAGGAGGTGGAGACCCTCTTCGCCACGCTGGGGGCGCTCACCCGGGGCGGGCTGCTCGTCATCTTCATCACCCACAAGATCCGCGAGGCGCTGGCGGTGACCGACCGTCTGACGGTCATGCGGCGGGGACGCGTCGTCGCCACGCTGCCCACGGCGGCCGCCGACGAGGGGCGCCTGGTGGAGCTGATGATCGGCGAGCGCCTGCCCCGCGCCGCCGACGCCACGGTGGCCGCCGCCCTGGGCCTGGCCGGCGAGGAGCCGGCTCCAGAGCGCCATCCGGCACCGGCACCCGCCCCGGCGCCGGCCCCGCCCGCAGCCCCGGGGCCGACCACGCCACCGCCCTCGGGCGCAGCCACGTCACGGGCCGGGCCGGCGGGCGCCACGGTTCCCCGGCTGGCGCTGGAAGGGCTGACCGTCGGCGACGAGCGGGGCCGGGCGATGGTGGAGGACGTCTCGCTCGTGGTGCACGCCGGGGAGATCGTGGGGGTGGCCGGTGTGGCGGGCAACGGGCAGCGGGAGCTGGTCGAGGCCATCGTCGGGCTGCGGCCCGCCCGCCGGGGGCGCATCCTCCTGGACGGCAGCCCTATCGAGGCCCTGCCGGGACGGGAGCGTCTGGCGCGCGGGATCGCCTACATCCCCGAGGACCGCCTCGGCGACGGCATCCTGCCGACCCTCAGCGTGACCGATTCGCTGCTCTTGGGGCTGCACCACCTCCTCTTCCGCGGGGTCCGCCTCGACGCGCGGCGCGCGCGGGCGCTGGCCGAGGAGGTGATCGCCGAGTACCGCATCGTCTGCCCCGACCCGGCGGTGCGCACCGCCACGCTCTCGGGGGGCAACATCCAGCGCGTGGTGGCCGGCCGGGCCTTCCGCCTGGCCGCCCTCACCGGCCACCGGCTGCTCGTGGCCATGAACCCCGCCCGCGGTCTCGACGTCCCCGCCACGCGCCTGATCCACGAGCGGCTGCGCGAGGTGCGCGCGCGCGGCGGAGCGGTCCTCCTCTGCTCCGAGGACCTGGACGAGCTGATGACCCTGGCCGACCGCATCGCCGTCCTGCGCGCGGGCCGCCTGGCCGGTCTGTTCACCCGGGACGCCTACGACCCCTACGCCATCGGCGCGGCCATGGTGGGTGCCGCGGGCGCAGCCGGCGGATGA